The genomic segment CGAACTCGCCGCCGGCGCTGTCGGCGCGCTGTTCCGGCGCCAGGCGCAAATCGACATCGCTGCCGATCCGCAGCGTTTCGCCGAGCCAGGCATCCAGCGACAACACGCCGGGATACGGGTTGACGCTGCACGCCGCGCGGTACTCGCCGCGGCGGAGTGCGGGCAAGTCGACGATCTCCAGCCAGGGGTGGCCTTCGCCGACCGACAGCACGGCGAGCCACCGGCCATCGGCCGAGGGGATGATCTGGTCGATCTGGTGCAACGCGGCGACATCGCAGGCCAGGGTCTGCGCGGGCTGCCTGTCGCAGCGCAGGCGCAGGCAGGCGGAACGCTCGTCGCGGCGCACATCCGCTTCCAGCGTGCAGCCACCGGACAGCGGGGTGCGCAACGGTGATCCGGCTGAGGCCAAAGAAGAACCGAGCAAGCAGCAGGCAATGCCGAAGACGCTGCGGTGATTCATCGGCCTTCTCCCGGATCCGGCCCCAGGTGGGAGGCCGCCACCACGCGGTTGCGGCCGGCGTGCTTTGCGGCATACAGCGCACGATCGGCGTCGCGGATGGCTTGGGTGACGCTGCCGGCGCGCGCGGTCCAGCAGGCCACACCCACGCTCACCGTCAGCTGGACGCCACTCACTTCGGCCGCCGCCACGGCATGGCGCAGGCGCTCGGCCAGCGCCATACCCTGCGCCTCGTCCTGACCCGCGAGCATCAATGCGAACTCCTCGCCGCCGTAACGGTACAGGCGGTCATGCGCCGCCAGCGCCCCGCGCAATCGGTCGGCCACCGCGGTGATCACCCGATCGCCAACCAGGTGGCCGCGCTCGTCGTTGATCTGCTTGAAGTGGTCGAGGTCGATCAGCAGGAAAGTGCAGCGCGTGGCTGACAGATCCAGTGCGGCGATCGCCTCATTGAAGGTGCGCCGGTTGAGGCAGCCGCTGAGCACATCGTGGTCCGACTGGTAGCGCAGCATCGCCGCCGCGCGTTCCTGCAGCAGCGCGTAGGTATAGGTGAAACACACCAGCAGGCCGTAGCCACTGGCGAAGCGGGTCACGTCGATCGGCGCCATCATGCGCAGGCCGATCAGGCTGGCGTAGACACCGAAGGCCACCATCGCCAGCAGAGCCCAGGCGGGCCGCAGCACGAAAGCAACCACCGGCGGGAACACATAGGCCCAGTGCAGCATCGAGCGCTCGATGGAAAGCCCGAGCGCCAGCACCGCGACCAGCGCCAGCGCGATGGTGGCGAAGAACACATTCGCGCCGAGCGCGCGCGGCAGCAAGGCCAGCGTGACCAGCAGCCCGCAAGCCAGTCCCAGAATCCCCCAGGCCAGGAGTGCGGTGTCGTGAAAGCCCAGGCTGTTGTTGAGCAGCCCCAGCGCGATCATCAGCAGCGCGATCAGCATGGCCAGCAGCATTGCCACGCGCCAGCGCAGCCGGTCGCGCAGCACCGAATAGGAATCGCGTGGCGTCGGCATCGAACTCCCCTGTCGCGGCGTCGATCTTACTACGTGCCTGAAGCACGCCGACGCCCGCCCGGTGGCGTGACGGCATGGCTCTGCCGGCAGGGCTCGCGTAGGCTCCGGAGGTCCCGATCTTCCGGAGCCCCTGATGCACCGCACCCTGTTGCTGTGGCTGCTTTCCGCGCTGACGCCGGCGGCGGCCGCCGACCTCGACACCTTTCATGCGGCGCTCAAGGCGCTGTGCGGCAAGTCCTTCGCCGGCCAGATCGTCGCCAACACGCCGGAAGATCCGGCCGATCCCTTCCTCGGCAAGCCGCTGGTCATGCAGGTGCGCGAATGCGGCGAGGACGAGATCCGCGTGCCGTTCCATGTCGGCGACGACCATTCGCGCACCTGGGTGTTCACCCGCACCGCTACAGGCCTGCGGCTGAAACACGATCACCGCCACGCCGATGGCAGCCCGGATGCAACGACAATGTACGGCGGCGACACCCGCGCTTCTGGCAGCGCCACACGCCAGGAATTCCCGGTGGACGCCGAGTCGATCTCCCTGTTCGAACGCGAGGGGCGCACGGTATCGACCACCAATGTCTGGGCGGTCGAGATCACCCCGGAGGCCTTCGTCTACGAACTGGCCCGGCCCGGACGGCTGTTCCGCGTGAGCTTCGATCTCACCCGCGAGGTGGCAGCGCCGCCAGTGCCGTGGGGCGCGAGCGACTGAGGCTGCGCTACCGTTTCAGCCCGCACGGTTGATCGCCTGGGGGATGGCCGGGCAGCGCACCGCCAGCGAATCCAGATCGGACAGCTCCGGCGGACGCAGGCCGGTCGCGCGCGCCCGCACCGCACTCTCGCAGGCCAGCGCGAGATCACCGCTAGCCGCCGCGGTCTGCGCCAGCAGGATCAGGCTGCCGATGTCCTGGCGCAACTCGAGGTTGCGCAGCGCGAGCGCGTGCGCCCGGTCGACCTGACCATCGTCGAGGTAGAACTCGGCGGCGTGCTGCGCATACGCGGCGGGCCAGCGCGCCAGCAACTGGCGGTAGCCCGCGTGGGCAGCCTCACGTGCCGCACCAGCGGCGCGCGCGTCTCCGCGCCGCACCTCGACCGCGGCGAGCGCAGCCAGGAACTCGGGATTCCCGGTCTGTTCGATGACGGCCAGATAGCGGCTGCGCGCAGCCTCGAGCTCACCCAGTTCTGCCTCGCATTCGGCGAGGTGCTCGGCCGCGAGGTAGTAACGCGGCAGGCGCGCCAGGGCGGCTGAAAAGAAGACGCGGGCCCGCGCGCACTGGCCGTGACGCAGCAGCGCGATGCCTTGCTGGGTGTACAACCACGCCAGCGGCAGCGGATCGACATCGGTGTAGAGGTCCTGAGCCGCGCGATACCATTGTGCCGCGCCCGCCGGGTCGCCGGACATCAGCCTGAGGTCCGCGCGACTGGCGAGTTCGTAGAAGTCGGCCACGGGCAGGCGCGACTCGACGAAGTCGGGCTCCAGCGGCGCGTAGTCGCCGCGCGCGAGTCGCAAGTCACGCTGCAGGCTGCGCCCATCGGCGCCGGCCGCTTCCAGCCGAGCGAGGCTGGCCTGCGCCTGATCGAACAGGTGGAAGGCGGACAGGGCTGCAAAGTTCACGCGTTGGACCGCGGGGTCACCGGGGGCTGCGGCGGCGGCCTCCCGCGCCAGCGCGAGCGCGCGTTCGCCGTCCTCGATGCGACCGATCACGCGAAAGCGCAGCAGCAGGGCGGCTGCCAGTTCGGCGCGCGCCATCGTGTCCTGCAGATTGTCCGAAAGCACGTCGATCCGCGCATCGAGGTTGGCGTGGTAGATCTCCGCCGCGGTGGTGACCCGCTGCTGCGGGCTGAGCGGATATCCCGATGGGCCCGTCGCTTGCTGGGTGATCATGGGTGGTTGCGTCACGCACGCAGCGAGCGCCAGCGTGGTGGCAGCGATCAACGTCCGAAACATGCCTTGTCTCCTGAGGGACAGCGCGGGGGCGCGTATCGGGTCCGCGCCCCCGGTCGATCTCAGAGCGGTCGCCCAAGGAACGGGAAGTCGCTCAGGAACACGCTGTCGTTGGGCACGTTGTCGCTGACACCGGGGCCGACGATGGCGCCGAGCGAGTCGTCGATCACATCGCGGGCGAGGGTACGTCCACCACAGCCGGGCGCACCGAGCTCGACCGCGAGGTAGGCATCGCACTGGGGCTTGGAGGTGTCGATGAGCAAGCGGTCGTCGACCAGCACGCTGGCCAGCGTGGCTGCCGGAAGCAGTGCATTGCCGGTGGTGCCATCGAGCGTGTCGAGTGCCGCCAGGTTACTCTGCATCTCCGCCTGGAACAGACCCGCCCAGGTGCTGCGGTCGGCGGCGCGGTTGTAGGCATCCTTGAGCGCGGTGCCGGTGTTGGGCAGCACATTGATCAGCACCGTGTTGATG from the Rhodanobacteraceae bacterium genome contains:
- a CDS encoding GGDEF domain-containing protein, encoding MPTPRDSYSVLRDRLRWRVAMLLAMLIALLMIALGLLNNSLGFHDTALLAWGILGLACGLLVTLALLPRALGANVFFATIALALVAVLALGLSIERSMLHWAYVFPPVVAFVLRPAWALLAMVAFGVYASLIGLRMMAPIDVTRFASGYGLLVCFTYTYALLQERAAAMLRYQSDHDVLSGCLNRRTFNEAIAALDLSATRCTFLLIDLDHFKQINDERGHLVGDRVITAVADRLRGALAAHDRLYRYGGEEFALMLAGQDEAQGMALAERLRHAVAAAEVSGVQLTVSVGVACWTARAGSVTQAIRDADRALYAAKHAGRNRVVAASHLGPDPGEGR